The Nothobranchius furzeri strain GRZ-AD chromosome 6, NfurGRZ-RIMD1, whole genome shotgun sequence genome includes a region encoding these proteins:
- the LOC139070343 gene encoding spectrin alpha chain-like isoform X1, which produces MKKGDILTLLNSTNKVVLLELASLAECGWRDGSDLEQVDVLQKKFDDFQKDLKANESRLRDINKVASELESEGLMAEEAPMVQAQQQEHLGSAPGKVRVVLRLHQNQTWCFCYHSFVCLQDEADSNPGFPQESSAARYCSSTS; this is translated from the exons atgaagaagggcgacatcctcacgctgctcaacagcaccaacaag gttgttttacttgaactcgcgtctttagctgaatgcggatggagagacgggtcggacctggagcaggtcgacgtcttgcagaagaagtttgacgacttccagaag gacctgaaggccaacgagtcccgcctgagggacatcaacaaggtggcatctgaactggagtcagaaggtctgatggctgaggaggctcctatggttcaggctcag caacaagaacatctgggttctgctcctggaaaggtgcgtgttgtcctccgcctccaccagaaccagacgtggtgtttttgttaccactcatttgtttgtttacaggatgaagccgactctaaccccggctttccacaggagtcgtcagcagcacgttactgcagcagcacgtcatag
- the LOC139070343 gene encoding spectrin alpha chain, non-erythrocytic 1-like isoform X2 has translation MKKGDILTLLNSTNKVVLLELASLAECGWRDGSDLEQVDVLQKKFDDFQKDLKANESRLRDINKVASELESEGLMAEEAPMVQAQQQEHLGSAPGKTVRLGIQTTANFNSIKELNNRWCSLQHAGQRP, from the exons atgaagaagggcgacatcctcacgctgctcaacagcaccaacaag gttgttttacttgaactcgcgtctttagctgaatgcggatggagagacgggtcggacctggagcaggtcgacgtcttgcagaagaagtttgacgacttccagaag gacctgaaggccaacgagtcccgcctgagggacatcaacaaggtggcatctgaactggagtcagaaggtctgatggctgaggaggctcctatggttcaggctcag caacaagaacatctgggttctgctcctggaaag accgtacggttgggcattcagacgacggctaactttaattccatcaag gagctgaacaaccgctggtgctcgctgcaacatgctgggcagcgcccatga
- the LOC139070343 gene encoding spectrin alpha chain, non-erythrocytic 1-like isoform X3 — protein sequence MKKGDILTLLNSTNKVVLLELASLAECGWRDGSDLEQVDVLQKKFDDFQKDLKANESRLRDINKVASELESEGLMAEEAPMVQAQQQEHLGSAPGKDEADSNPGFPQESSAARYCSSTS from the exons atgaagaagggcgacatcctcacgctgctcaacagcaccaacaag gttgttttacttgaactcgcgtctttagctgaatgcggatggagagacgggtcggacctggagcaggtcgacgtcttgcagaagaagtttgacgacttccagaag gacctgaaggccaacgagtcccgcctgagggacatcaacaaggtggcatctgaactggagtcagaaggtctgatggctgaggaggctcctatggttcaggctcag caacaagaacatctgggttctgctcctggaaag gatgaagccgactctaaccccggctttccacaggagtcgtcagcagcacgttactgcagcagcacgtcatag